A single region of the Arthrobacter sp. zg-Y20 genome encodes:
- the argB gene encoding acetylglutamate kinase, translated as MSTPAAAGERLQAQDKAATLIEALPWIQRFAGTTMVIKYGGNAMVNEELRRAFAEDIVFLHHAGVHPVVVHGGGPQINAFLERLGIESEFRGGLRVTTPEAMDAVRMVLTGQVGRELVGLINSHGPYAVGLSGEDAALLQATRTGVVIDGEEVDLGLVGEVVGVNPGSILDLLAAGRIPVISTVAPEVNADGEPTGQVLNVNADTAASALAVALRASRLVVLTDVEGLYEQWPDKSSLISSLTTGELRAMLPSLESGMIPKMQACLAAVDGGVERAAVVDGRMAHSMLLEIFTEAGIGTQVVPEEAK; from the coding sequence ATGAGCACACCAGCAGCAGCCGGGGAACGGCTGCAGGCACAGGACAAGGCGGCAACGCTGATCGAGGCACTGCCTTGGATCCAGCGGTTCGCCGGCACCACCATGGTGATCAAATACGGCGGCAACGCCATGGTCAACGAGGAGCTGCGCCGCGCCTTCGCCGAGGACATTGTTTTCCTGCACCATGCCGGTGTGCACCCGGTGGTGGTGCACGGCGGCGGTCCGCAGATCAACGCCTTCCTGGAGCGGCTCGGAATCGAATCGGAGTTCCGCGGCGGCCTGCGCGTGACCACTCCTGAAGCGATGGACGCTGTCCGGATGGTGTTGACCGGCCAGGTGGGGCGGGAACTGGTGGGACTGATCAATTCCCACGGCCCCTACGCCGTTGGGCTGTCCGGGGAAGACGCCGCACTGCTGCAGGCAACACGGACCGGCGTGGTGATTGACGGAGAAGAAGTCGACCTCGGCCTGGTCGGGGAGGTGGTGGGCGTCAACCCGGGGTCCATCCTGGACCTCCTGGCCGCCGGACGCATCCCGGTCATCAGCACCGTGGCTCCCGAGGTCAACGCCGACGGCGAACCCACCGGCCAGGTGCTCAACGTCAACGCCGATACCGCCGCTTCGGCACTGGCCGTTGCCCTGCGGGCCTCCCGCCTGGTGGTGCTCACCGATGTGGAAGGGCTGTACGAGCAGTGGCCGGACAAATCCTCGCTCATCTCCTCGCTGACCACCGGGGAACTGCGGGCCATGCTGCCGTCGCTCGAATCCGGGATGATCCCCAAGATGCAGGCCTGTCTGGCCGCCGTGGACGGCGGGGTGGAGCGCGCCGCCGTCGTGGACGGGCGGATGGCGCACTCGATGCTGCTGGAAATCTTCACCGAGGCCGGAATCGGCACCCAGGTTGTCCCCGAGGAGGCGAAATGA
- the argJ gene encoding bifunctional glutamate N-acetyltransferase/amino-acid acetyltransferase ArgJ: MSAAATATSTGRATGVTAPAGFRAAGVTAGLKDSGGRDVALVVNDGPVKSAAAVFTRNRVAAAPVLWSRQAVSDGRADAVILNSGGANACTGAEGFRNTHATAEKTAELLGISASDVLVCSTGLIGVQLPMDRLLPGVQAAVTELDGDGGADAAHAIMTTDTVAKQAVFTGTDSSGRGYSIGGMAKGAGMLAPGLATMLVVLTTDAELAAEELDAALRAATAVTFDRTDSDGCMSTNDTVVLMASGASGAVPDRDAFIAGLTEVCHSLAQQLITDAEGASHDIAITTVNAATVADAETASRAVARSNLFKTAIFGNDPNWGRVLSAVGTTDAAFEPDRIDVSINGVQVCRDGGIGEPREGVDLAPRAVSVQIDLHAGTESATIWTNDLTTDYVHENSAYSS; encoded by the coding sequence ATGAGTGCCGCAGCAACAGCAACCAGCACCGGCCGGGCCACCGGAGTCACCGCCCCGGCCGGGTTCCGTGCCGCCGGCGTGACCGCCGGCCTGAAGGACTCCGGCGGACGCGACGTCGCCCTGGTGGTCAACGACGGACCGGTGAAGTCCGCCGCAGCAGTGTTCACCCGCAACCGGGTAGCCGCGGCCCCCGTGCTGTGGTCCCGGCAGGCCGTCTCCGACGGACGGGCCGACGCCGTCATCCTGAACTCCGGTGGGGCCAACGCCTGCACCGGCGCCGAGGGGTTCCGGAACACCCACGCCACCGCCGAGAAAACCGCTGAACTGCTCGGGATCAGCGCCTCGGATGTACTGGTCTGCTCCACCGGGCTGATCGGCGTCCAGCTGCCGATGGACCGGCTCCTGCCCGGTGTCCAGGCCGCCGTGACGGAACTGGACGGCGACGGCGGGGCGGACGCCGCGCACGCCATCATGACCACCGACACGGTGGCCAAGCAGGCCGTCTTCACCGGCACGGACAGCTCCGGCCGCGGCTACAGCATCGGCGGAATGGCCAAGGGCGCCGGCATGCTCGCCCCGGGGCTGGCCACCATGCTGGTGGTGCTGACCACCGACGCGGAACTCGCCGCTGAAGAGCTTGATGCCGCGCTCCGTGCCGCCACCGCCGTCACGTTCGACCGCACCGACTCCGACGGCTGCATGTCCACCAATGACACCGTGGTCCTGATGGCCTCCGGCGCTTCCGGTGCCGTGCCGGACCGGGACGCGTTCATTGCCGGACTGACTGAGGTCTGCCATTCCCTGGCGCAGCAGCTCATCACCGACGCCGAGGGCGCCAGCCACGACATCGCGATCACCACGGTCAACGCGGCCACCGTGGCCGATGCCGAAACGGCCTCCCGCGCCGTCGCCCGCTCCAACCTCTTCAAGACCGCCATCTTCGGCAACGACCCGAACTGGGGACGTGTGCTCTCCGCTGTGGGAACTACCGACGCTGCATTCGAACCGGACCGGATCGATGTAAGCATCAACGGGGTGCAGGTCTGCCGCGACGGCGGGATCGGCGAACCCCGCGAGGGTGTAGACCTGGCGCCGCGTGCCGTGAGCGTGCAGATCGACCTGCACGCCGGCACGGAAAGCGCCACCATCTGGACGAATGACCTGACCACGGACTACGTCCACGAGAATTCGGCCTACAGCAGCTGA
- a CDS encoding quinone oxidoreductase has protein sequence MHKAIVVPRAGGPEILRYEDVDLPEPGPREVLVKVAAAGVNFIDTYKRGGVYPMSYPFIPGAEAAGTVVSAGLESGFREGNRVATAEGGGTYAQYTLMDADAALPVPAGVDDETAAALMMQGMTAHYLCNSTFPVQEGQTVLVHAGAGGVGLLLIQLLKAKGATVMTTVSTEEKEALARGAGADHVLRYDGFPGQVRALTGGTGVDVVFDGVGAATFDGSLASLRPRGMLVLFGGASGQVPPFDIQRLNSSGSLFLTRPTLAHYLLTTEERQWRARELFEAVLAGSLKVRIGQTYPLAEAARAQADLEGRKTTGKVILVP, from the coding sequence ATGCACAAAGCCATTGTTGTCCCGCGGGCCGGCGGGCCCGAAATCCTGCGCTATGAGGACGTTGACCTGCCCGAACCGGGGCCGCGCGAGGTCCTGGTGAAGGTGGCCGCCGCCGGTGTGAACTTCATCGACACCTATAAGCGCGGCGGCGTCTATCCGATGTCATATCCCTTCATACCGGGTGCCGAGGCGGCAGGAACGGTTGTTTCCGCAGGTCTGGAATCCGGGTTCCGGGAAGGGAACCGGGTGGCCACGGCCGAGGGCGGCGGGACCTACGCCCAGTACACCCTGATGGACGCCGACGCCGCGCTGCCCGTCCCCGCCGGCGTGGATGACGAGACGGCGGCCGCCCTGATGATGCAGGGCATGACGGCGCATTACCTGTGCAACTCCACCTTTCCCGTGCAGGAAGGGCAAACGGTACTGGTGCATGCCGGCGCCGGCGGGGTGGGCCTGCTGCTGATCCAGCTGCTCAAGGCCAAGGGTGCCACCGTGATGACCACGGTCTCCACCGAGGAGAAGGAAGCCCTGGCGCGCGGCGCCGGGGCGGACCATGTGCTGCGCTATGACGGATTCCCCGGCCAGGTCCGTGCGCTGACCGGCGGCACCGGCGTGGATGTGGTGTTCGACGGCGTCGGCGCGGCAACGTTCGACGGCTCCCTGGCCAGCCTGCGCCCCCGCGGCATGCTGGTGCTCTTCGGAGGTGCGTCCGGGCAGGTGCCCCCGTTCGACATCCAGCGGCTGAATTCCTCCGGCTCCCTGTTCCTGACCCGTCCCACGCTGGCGCACTATCTCCTGACCACGGAAGAACGGCAGTGGCGGGCACGGGAGCTTTTCGAGGCGGTGCTGGCCGGATCGCTGAAGGTACGGATCGGCCAAACGTACCCGCTGGCCGAAGCGGCACGCGCTCAGGCTGATCTGGAGGGCCGGAAGACCACCGGAAAGGTGATCCTGGTGCCCTAG
- the argC gene encoding N-acetyl-gamma-glutamyl-phosphate reductase, translating into MTISVAVSGASGYAGGEVLRLLAGHPEVSIGAITAHSNAGTRLGELQPHLHSLADRVLAETTVENLAGHDVVFLALPHGASAAIAAQLDPGTLVIDAGADHRLEDPQAWEKFYGSAHAGTWPYGLPELPGHRDRLKGARRIAVPGCYPTSSLLALAPGFAAGLLEPDDVVIVAASGTSGAGKAAKPHLLGSEVLGGMSPYGVGGGHRHTPEIEQGLSAAAGVAVAVSFTPTLAPMARGILTTATAKVRPGVDPAALRTAWEAAYAGEQFVRVLPEGQWPATKMVVGSNYAALQLAYDPHANRVVVSCVIDNLTKGTAGGAVQSMNIALGLDEAAGLTQQGVAP; encoded by the coding sequence ATGACGATTTCCGTAGCAGTATCCGGCGCCAGCGGCTATGCCGGCGGGGAAGTGCTGCGCCTGCTGGCCGGCCATCCGGAGGTAAGCATCGGCGCCATCACCGCGCACAGCAATGCCGGGACCCGGCTGGGCGAGCTCCAGCCGCACCTGCATTCGCTGGCCGACCGTGTGCTGGCAGAAACCACCGTGGAGAACCTTGCCGGCCACGACGTCGTGTTCCTGGCCCTGCCGCACGGTGCCAGCGCCGCCATTGCCGCGCAGCTGGATCCGGGCACCCTGGTGATCGATGCCGGCGCTGACCACCGGCTGGAGGATCCGCAGGCCTGGGAAAAGTTCTATGGCTCCGCGCATGCCGGCACCTGGCCCTACGGCCTGCCGGAACTGCCCGGGCACCGCGACCGGCTCAAGGGTGCACGCCGGATTGCCGTTCCCGGCTGCTATCCGACCAGTTCACTGCTGGCCCTGGCACCTGGTTTCGCCGCCGGGCTGCTGGAGCCCGACGACGTCGTGATCGTTGCCGCGTCCGGCACCTCAGGCGCCGGCAAAGCCGCCAAACCGCACCTGCTCGGCTCCGAAGTCCTGGGCGGCATGAGCCCGTACGGCGTAGGCGGCGGGCACCGGCACACCCCGGAAATTGAACAGGGCCTTTCCGCAGCCGCAGGTGTTGCCGTGGCAGTGTCCTTTACGCCCACCCTGGCACCGATGGCCCGCGGCATCCTGACCACCGCCACCGCCAAGGTCCGCCCCGGCGTCGACCCGGCAGCGCTGCGCACGGCCTGGGAAGCGGCCTACGCCGGCGAGCAGTTTGTCCGCGTGCTGCCGGAAGGGCAGTGGCCGGCCACCAAAATGGTGGTGGGCTCCAACTATGCCGCGCTGCAGCTGGCCTATGATCCGCACGCCAACCGCGTGGTGGTTAGCTGCGTCATCGACAACCTCACCAAGGGAACTGCCGGCGGTGCCGTGCAGTCCATGAACATAGCCCTCGGCCTGGATGAAGCCGCGGGACTGACGCAGCAGGGGGTGGCTCCGTAA